The following are from one region of the Nymphaea colorata isolate Beijing-Zhang1983 chromosome 7, ASM883128v2, whole genome shotgun sequence genome:
- the LOC116257114 gene encoding pentatricopeptide repeat-containing protein At3g26782, mitochondrial-like, which translates to MISGYGTHGHVDKATSLFNEMIDSWTKPNGVTFTSLLAACSHTGRVEQGQHYFDKIKEFRIVPSSDHYACMIDLLSRAGHLDRAYDFIRKMPMEPTASTWGTLLTGCRIHGRVDLVDICRENIINLEPWNSGYYVQLANLYANEREWDQFGKVRSTMKSAGLRKAPGFSMVELNSGIHKFIAGDTSHSQSKEILSFLKVLENLVREEGKMRNMDTLIQEIEHYNDTRTHSEWLAIAFGIINTKPGTTIRVIKNLRVCNECHDFTKLVTKITTRNIIMKDLNRFHHFSNGNCSCGDYSETHVRERKQLAHLYEVKLRDGDTSMCELQPHCSLYLL; encoded by the coding sequence ATGATCTCTGGCTATGGAACGCATGGGCACGTAGACAAAGCCACATCCCTCTTCAATGAAATGATTGACTCGTGGACTAAACCGAATGGAGTTACTTTCACGAGCCTCTTAGCTGCGTGCAGCCATACAGGAAGAGTTGAGCAAGGTCAACACTATTTTGACAAGATAAAAGAATTCAGAATTGTTCCTAGTTCAGATCATTATGCTTGCATGATTGATCTCCTGAGTCGTGCAGGTCATCTTGACAGGGCTTATGATTTCATCAGGAAAATGCCTATGGAACCAACGGCAAGCACTTGGGGCACACTTCTTACTGGTTGTCGCATTCATGGTAGAGTAGATCTAGTTGATATATGTCGGGAAAATATTATAAATCTTGAACCATGGAACTCAGGGTATTATGTCCAGTTAGCAAATTTGTATGCCAACGAACGAGAGTGGGATCAATTTGGAAAGGTTAGATCAACTATGAAAAGTGCAGGACTGAGAAAGGCGCCTGGGTTCAGCATGGTTGAGTTGAATAGCGGGATTCACAAATTTATTGCAGGAGACACATCTCATTCACAATCAAAAGAAATTCTTAGTTTCTTAAAGGTCCTCGAGAATCTGGTGCGCGAAGAAGGAAAAATGCGAAATATGGATACTCTCATACAGGAGATAGAGCATTACAACGATACTAGAACTCACAGTGAGTGGCTGGCCATTGCTTTTGGAATCATTAACACTAAACCAGGGACAACGATCCGCGTCATAAAAAATCTTCGTGTCTGCAATGAGTGCCATGATTTCACAAAGTTGGTTACCAAGATTACAACTAGAAACATCATAATGAAAGATCTGAATCGTTTCCATCACTTCAGCAATGGAAATTGTTCCTGTGGGGATTACTCGGAAACAcatgtaagagagagaaagcagctAGCACATCTTTATGAAGTGAAACTAAGAGATGGTGATACTTCTATGTGTGAGCTACAGCCTCATTGCAGCCTCTATTTGCTGTAA